Proteins from a genomic interval of Papaver somniferum cultivar HN1 chromosome 4, ASM357369v1, whole genome shotgun sequence:
- the LOC113272326 gene encoding probable fatty acyl-CoA reductase 5, with the protein MELNGIVQSLDNTSILVTGSTGFLSKTNNTNLAIVFVEKLLRVQPNMKQLFLLLRPADASSATQRLRNDVTGKEVFRVLRKKHGLGFDSFISEKVTPVFGDISLENLGIKDSALRKKIHKEVQIVANFTATTNLDERYDVALDVNTMGAKHVFDLAEKCENLEMILQKSTAYIHTGETPGVILEKPFDICQTMKETSKILDIDEERRLVRDRLNELKAAQASKKQETAAMKELGAERAKLYGWQNTYAITKAMGEMIISRSLKRNIPVEIARPTIVSSTYREPFPGWIEGVKTFDPFVIYSGRGKLPCLLGNHESFLDIIPGDMVVNAVIVAMVNHTKSNNRSVSGVDEEDENHNYRYIYHLGSSANREKMNIIKVVKYACEYFCKNPLMDKHGNVVDIVKTVFFPTMASFRQHINDNYVLPKKEGKVSVAKRLVEFYEHYLLFKKI; encoded by the exons TGTTTGTGGAGAAGTTACTTAGGGTTCAACCAAATATGAAGCAACTTTTTCTGCTTTTAAGACCCGCTGATGCATCTTCCGCTACTCAACGTCTACGTAATGAT GTGACAGGAAAAGAAGTATTTAGGGTGTTAAGGAAGAAACATGGTCTTGGATTTGATTCTTTTATTTCAGAAAAGGTAACACCTGTTTTCGGCGACATCAGTTTAGAGAATTTGGGAATTAAAGACTCTGCTTTGAGGAAGAAAATACATAAAGAAGTCCAAATTGTTGCCAACTTTACTGCAACTACGAATCTCGACGAAAG ATACGATGTGGCGCTCGATGTGAATACAATGGGAGCCAAGCATGTTTTCGATCTCGCAGAGAAGTGTGAGAATCTAGAAATGATTCTCCAGAAATCTACTG CGTACATACATACCGGAGAGACACCTGGAGTtattcttgaaaaaccttttgatATATGTCAAACAATGAAGGAAACCTCAAAGATTCTGGACATTGATGAAGAGAGGAGATTGGTGCGAGACAGATTGAATGAACTCAAGGCTGCACAAGCCTCAAAAAAACAAGAAACCGCTGCAATGAAAGAACTTGGAGCCGAAAG AGCTAAATTATATGGATGGCAAAACACATATGCGATTACAAAAGCAATGGGAGAGATGATAATTAGTCGGTCGTTGAAAAGAAATATTCCGGTGGAAATCGCAAGGCCTACAATTGTCAGTTCCACCTACAGGGAACCATTTCCTGGTTGGATAGAAGGCGTGAA AACTTTCGACCCCTTTGTGATATATAGTGGAAGAGGGAAGTTGCCGTGTTTGCTTGGGAACCATGAGTCCTTCCTAGATATT ATCCCAGGAGATATGGTGGTGAATGCTGTAATAGTGGCGATGGTGAATCATACGAAGAGTAACAATAGAAGTGTGTCTGGTGTTGACGAAGAAGATGAGAACCATAATTATCGATATATCTACCATTTGGGTAGTTCTGCCAACCGAGAGAAGATGAACATCATTAAGGTGGTTAAATATGCTTGTGAGTATTTCTGTAAAAATCCATTGATGGATAAACATGGAAATGTTGTCGACATTGTTAAGACTGTTTTCTTCCCCACCATGGCAAGCTTCCGGCAGCACATAAATGACAATTATGTGTTACCTAAGAAG GAAGGAAAAGTTAGCGTTGCAAAGCGATTGGTGGAATTTTATGAGCATTATCTACTATTTAAGAAAATTTAA